The DNA sequence GAACTCGGTGAACTGGCCCTGCTGCGAGGCTTCGAGGACGTGGCCGCCCTCACCGCTCTCGCGGATCGCTGCGAACAGCGGGACTTCACGGCCGGTGAGGTGATCGTCGAACGCGGCAGCCCGGCGGACCGGATCCATCTGATCGCCCATGGACGTGTCCGGCAGCTCGGTGAGGGCAAGTACGGCGGAGAGACCTCCCTCGCGGTGCTCGCGGACGGCGGCCACTTCGGTGCGGACGCCCTGCTGGACTCCGACGCCCGCTACGACTACACGGCCACCGCCGAGACCTCCGGCACCCTTCTCACGCTCTCCCGTGCGGACTTCGCCGCCGTACAGGACTCCGTGCCCGGTCTTCGCGCCCACGTCACCGAGTTCGCCGCCGCCGCGCAGCGACGGCAGAACAAGCACGGTGAGGCCGAGATCGCCATGTCTGCCGGGCACGTCGGCGAGGCCGATCTGCCGAAGGCCTTCGTCGACTACGAGCTCACGCCGCGTGAGTACGAACTGTCGGTGGCCCAGACCATTCTGCGGGTCCACACGCGGGTCGCGGATCTCTTCAACGGGCCGATGGACCAGACGGAGGAGCAGCTCCGGCTGACCATCGAGGCGCTGCGCGAACGCCAGGAGTACGAGCTCGTCAACAACCGTGAGTTCGGGCTGCTGCACAACGCTGACTTCAAGCAGCGCATCCAGCCCCACTCCGGCCGGCCGACCCCGGACGACATGGACGATCTGCTCTGCCGCCGCCGTGGCACCAAGCTCTTCCTCGCCCACCCGAGGACGATCGCCGCGATCGGACGCGGCTTCAACGCCTACGGTCTCTACCCGGACCACGTCGATCTCGGCGGACAGTCCGTCCCGGCCTGGCGCGGGGTCCCGATCCTGCCCTGCAACAAGATCCCGATCAGCAAGGAGCAGACCAGCTCCATCATCGCCATGCGCACGGGCGAGAAGAACCAAGGGGTCATCGGCCTGTGGCAGACGGGGCTGCCGGACGAGGTCGAGCCGGGCCTCTCGGCGCGCTTCATGGGCATCAACGAGCAGGCGGTCGCCTCGTACCTCGTCAGCACGTACTACTCCGCCGCGGTGCTCGTACCCGACGCACTCGGGGTCATGGAGAACGTGCAGATCGCCCGCGGACGCGACTGAGGGCACGCCCGCCGCGCGAAGCGGGCCGACGCGCCCGTCCACGCCGCACGAGCGCTCACCCCACCGCAACGAGGAGTAGCAGATGCCCGTTCCCGGGCCCCGTGGACCATCCGTCCCCGCTCAGCCGTCGAGGCCGGCCGGCACAGTGTCGGACGTCCCCGCGCCGCCTGCCCCGCCCTCCGTACCCGCCGCCGAAGCCGCCGCCGAACCCGTTCGGCGTGTCCTGGGCGGGCCCACCGGGCTGGGCACGACCGCCCTGTCCCTGGCCGGCCGTTCGCAACCGGCCCCCGCGCCTTCGCCGCCTCCCCCTTCGCCCCCGCCTCCGCCGGTCCCCGGCGCGGGAGCGGTCACACCACCCGAACCGGCAGCCGGACCGGATCCCCAACGGATCCTGGGTGGGCCGAGCGGCCTGGGCACCGCCGCGCTGTCCCTGGCCCTGTCCTCGGCCCTCGCCTCGCCCCGGCTGCCGCCGGAGCCCGTCCCGGCCCCGCCCGCCGAAGGACAGGCCGTACCCGGGCTGTACCACCATCCCATCCCGGAGCCCGACCCCGTCCGCGTGGAGGAGGTGAGCCGCCGGATCAAGCGCTGGGCCGAGGACGAGGTGCGGCTCTACCCCGAGGAGTGGGAGGGCCAGTTCGACGGCTTCTCGGTCGGGCGGTACATGGTCGGCTGCCACCCCGACGCCCCCACGGTCGATCACTTGATGATCGCCACCCGGATGATGGTCGCGGAGAACGCCGTCGACGACTGCTACTGCGAGGACCACGGCGGCTCGCCCGTCGGCCTCGGTGGACGCCTTCTCCTGGCCCACACCGCGCTGGACCCGCTCCACACGACCCCGGAGTACGCGGCGGCGTGGGAGGAGTCGCTCGGCTCGGACGCCCCGCGGCGCGCCTATCGCAGCGCGATGGACTACTTCGTCCGCATGGCCACGCCCTCCCAGGCCGACCGCTTCCGCCACGACATGGCCCGGCTGCACCTGGGTTACCTGGCCGAGGCCGCCTGGGCCGAGACCGACCACGACCCGGAGGTGTGGGAGTACCTGGCCATGCGCCAGTTCAACAACTTCCGCCCCTGCCCCACCATCACCGACCTTGTCGGAGGCTACGAGCTCCCGGCGGACCTGCACGCACGCCCGGAGATGCAGCGGGTCATCGCGCTGGCCGGGAACGCGACCACCATCGTCAACGACCTGTACTCGTACACCAAGGAACTCGCCAGCCCCGGCAGGCACTTGAACCTGCCCGTTGTCCTCGCCGAACGCCAACAGCTCTCGGAGCGCGACGCCTACCTCAAGGCGGTCGAGATCCACAACGACCTCATGCACGCCTTCGAGGCGGCGGCGGCCGAGCTCGCCGCGGCGTGCCCGCTGCCCACCGTGGTGCGCTTCCTCAAGGGTGTGGCCACCTGGGTCGACGGCAACCACGACTGGCACCGCACCAACACCTACCGCTACAGCCTGCCCGACTTCTGGTAAAGAACGGACACCTCTATGACCACGGAAATCGTCCCCACCGCCGCCGCGACGATCCCGGCCCCGGCGACCCCCTACCAGAAGGACATCGCCCGGTACTGGAACAACGAGGCGAGGCCGGTGAACCTGCGCCTCGGCGACGTGGACGGGCTCTACCACCATCACTACGGCATCGGCGCCGTCAACCACGACGCCCTGGGCGACCCGGAACACAGCGAGTACGAGAAGAAGCTGATCGCCGAGCTGCACCGGCTCGAGTCCGCTCAGGCCGACTTCCTCCTGGACCACCTCGGCCCCGTCAAGAGCGACGACATCCTCGTCGACGCCGGCTGCGGGCGCGGCGGATGCATGGTCATGGCTCACCGGCGCTTCGGCTGCAGGGTCGAGGGCGTCACCCTGTCCGCCACCCAGGCCGACTTCGGCAACAACCGGGCACGGGACCTGCGGATCCAGGACCACGTGCGCTCCCGCGTGTGCAACATGCTCGACACCCCGTTCGAGAAGGGCAGCGTGGCCGCCTCGTGGAACAACGAGTCGACCATGTACGTGGACCTCCACGACCTGTTCGCGGAGCACTCCCGCTTCCTCAAGGTGGGCGGCCGGTACGTGACCATCACCGGTTGCTGGAACCCCCGCTACGGCCAGCCGTCGAAGTGGGTCTCCCAGATCAACGCCCACTTCGAGTGCAACATCCACTCCCGCCGTGAGTACCTGCGGGCCATGGCCGACAACCGGCTGGTGCCGCAGACCGTGATCGACCTGACCCCCGACACCCTGCCGTACTGGGAGCTGCGGGCCACGTCCTCGCTGGTGACCGGGATCGAGAAGGCGTTCATCGAGTCGTACCGGGACGGCTCCTTCCAGTACGTGCTGATCGCGGCCGACCGCGTCTGACCCGGCGGCACCGTCAGGAACGCCCCCACGGCGGAGTCCACGGCCGGGGACTCCACGGCGGAGACTCCCGACCGGAGTTCGCACGGCAGTGCCAGGGGTGAACCCTGATATCGCGGCGGCCGGGGACGGGCAGCAACCCGGCCATGAGTTCCCTGGCGCACCTCAGCTCAGTGATCACCGCCGTGGCCGGCGTGGCGGGCACCCTAGGTGTATCCGGGACGTCAGGCCGTTCGTTCGCTGCTTGCTACCGGGCCCTGGGGCCGGGGGCGGGCGGGGTGCGCGGTCGCAGGCGCTCTCCCTGCGGCCCGAACATGATCAGGTACTCGACCGGGCCGCCGGGGCCGGCGTTCGCGACCCCGTGGGGATCGCGGGTGTCGAACTCGGCGACGTCCCCGGCACTCAGGACGAGGTCCCGAGTGCCGAGTGCGAGCCACAGCCGCCCGTACAGGACGCACAGCCACTCCCAGCCGTCGTGGGAGACCTGCCGGGGCCGCGCGGGCGGCTCCTGGACGGCGGGGAGGACGTGTTTGTGGGCGTGCAGGCCCCCGACGTACCGGGTCAGCGGCAGCACCGCCTTGTCGTCGCCGAAACGCTGGAGCGCGGAGGTGCGGGGCTCGGCGGCGGGGGCGGTGCCGGCCAGCTCGTCCAAGGAGACGCCGTACTCCTTCGCCAACTGCAGCACCACTTCCAGGGTGGGCTTGCGTCGGCCGGTCTCGATCCGCGACAGCGTGCTCGGGGAGATGCCGGTCGCGCAGCTGACGCCGGCGAGCGTGGAGCCGCGGTGTTCACGCGCGGCCCGCAGCCGGGGGCCCATCGCCGCCAGCGTGTCGGCCACGTCGTCGCCTGTCACCCGCCCTGTCCCCTTCCGGACGTGCCGCTCCACCATCCTGTCCCGCGAGTTTGCCAGATTGGCAAGGGTCATCGCGGTGGACGGTCGCTGCGCCGCATGATCGGTGCGTACCCGCGTCCACCCGCGAACCGAGGAGAAGCCCCCATGCAGCCCGAGCCGTCCGCCGCACTCCGTCACCGCATCGTCGACGCCCCGGCCGGGCGCCTTCACCTGGTCGAGCAGGGCACCGGCCCGCTGGTCCTGCTCGTGCACGGCTTCCCCGAGTCCTGGTACTCCTGGCGCCGCCAGCTCCCGGCCCTCGCCGCGGCCGGCTACCGGGCGGTGGCGATCGACGTGCGCGGCTACGGTCGCTCCTCCAAGCCTGCGGAGACCGACGCCTACCGGATGCTGGACCTGGTGGAGGACAACGTCGCCCTCGTCCACGCCCTCGGCGAGGAGAACGCGGTGGTCGTCGGTCACGACTGGGGCTCCAACATCGCCGCCACCTCCGCCCTGCTCCACCCCGAGGTCTTCCGGGCCGTCGCCCTGCTGAGCGTCCCGTACGCGCCACCCGGCGGCCCGCGCCCCACCGACATCTTCGGCCGGATCGGCGGCCCCGAGCGGGAGTTCTACGTCTCCTACTTCCAGGAGCCCGGCCGCGCCGAGACGGAGATCGAGCCTGACGTGCGAGGCTGGCTCGCGGGCTTCTACGCCGCCCTGTCCGCCGACACCATGCCCGCCCAGGGCGAGCCCGACCCGCACTTCGTCGCCCACGGCGGCCGGCTGCGTGACCGTTTTCCCGCCGGCATCCTCCCGGCCTGGCTGACCGAGGACGACCTCGACGTCTACGCCGGAGAGTTCGAGCGCACGGGTCTGACCGGCGCCCTCAACCGCTACCGCAACATGGACCGCGACTGGGAAGATCTCGCCCCCCACCGCGACGCCCCGATCAAGCAGCCGTCCCTGTTCATCGGCGGCACCCTGGACGCCTCCACCACCTGGATGTCCGACGCTATCGACGCCTTCCCCACCACCCTCCCCGGTCTGACCGCCTCCCACCTCGTAGAGGGCTGCGGCCACTGGATCCAGCAGGAACGCCCCGAGGAGATCAACCGTCTGCTGACCGGCTGGCTCAACAGCCTCACGGGCTGAACCGCCGGGCGCGGCCGCGGCTTCTGCACACGGAACAGTTCGGCCCGCCTGTCCACGCGCAGCGGCTACGGCCGGGTGCCGCGTGATTCTCACTCATGACCAGTTGCGAGGATCCTGCGAACACCCCGGAACCGCTCACGAATCCGCAGGTCGCCATCCGCATCGAGGGGCGACCGGCAGTCCGAGGGGGTGCTCATGTGCCGCCGGTGATCGGCCGCCTGCGGTCACTTGCGAAGCCGGGAACGGTACTCGCCCGGGGGCATGCCTCGGGCCCGTCGGAAGGCGCGGCTGAAAGCGTGCGGGGAGGCGTAGCCGACCGCGTCGGCGATCGACTCGACGGGCTCGTCGGTGTCGCGGAGGCGGACGGATGCCAGGTCCATGCGCCACTGCGTCACGTACGCACCCGGCGTCTGTCCGAGCGCGGAGCGGAAGTGTCTGGACAGTGTCGTTCGGGAGACCGCCGTCGCGGCCGCCAGGGATGCGGTGGTCCAGGGGTGTTCCGGCCGGGCGTGGATGCGTGTCAGGGCGTCGCGCACGACCGGATCGCGCGTCGCGGCCGGCCATGAGCCGGTCCGCTCCTGCGGGTGGCGGGCCAGCCAGACGCGTATGAACTGGATGAGCAGGAGGTCGACGATGCTGTTGACGGCGGCGGTGGTGCCGATCTGCGGCTGTGCGAGCTCGGCCGTGAGCAGTTCGACGGTGTTGCGGAGCTGTGCGTTCTCCCGGCTTGTGACGTGCATCGGCCGGGCGAGGGAGGTGAGTACCGGCGTGGTCACCTCCGGGTCCTGCTCGTAGCGCAGGACGAGCACTTCCGTCCGCGCCGGCGTCGAGCCCAGGTGCAGGGGGCTGCCGTCGGTGAGGGCCTGGTCCGTCGCCTTGCGGTCACAGGGGCTCATCGTCGTACCGGATCCGGCGGCTATGCCGTGGGCGGTGCCCGGTGCCAGCAGGACGGCGTCTCCTGCCCGTACCTCCAGGGGTTTCCCGCCCGGAAGATGGAGCCACATCGTGCCGCGGGAGACCACGTGCAGTGCCGCTGCCGGGGAGGGCTCCAGCCACAGGCCCCAGGTTCCTCCGGCTTTCAGCACGACCCCGAGCGCGCCTCGCGCACCCGATACACGCAGGGCTTGTGCGAGTACGTCCATCGTTCCGTCCTCGTCGTCGGCGGGTGTCAGGCCACGTCGAGAACGATCTTTCCGTGCACCGTGCGCGCGAACAGCGCCCGGACGGCGTCGTCCACGTCCTGCCAGTCGCCGCGCAGTCCGACCGGTGCCGAGAGCCTTCCGGCGGCCATGAGGCCCAGCAGGTC is a window from the Streptomyces mobaraensis genome containing:
- a CDS encoding family 2B encapsulin nanocompartment shell protein, producing MTVDSSPGPEAAPDAPQQSLSTSAARNLTTTTKSAPQMQEITSRWLLRMLPWVETKGGTYRVNRRLRHTVGDGCIEFVQEGATVRVIPRELGELALLRGFEDVAALTALADRCEQRDFTAGEVIVERGSPADRIHLIAHGRVRQLGEGKYGGETSLAVLADGGHFGADALLDSDARYDYTATAETSGTLLTLSRADFAAVQDSVPGLRAHVTEFAAAAQRRQNKHGEAEIAMSAGHVGEADLPKAFVDYELTPREYELSVAQTILRVHTRVADLFNGPMDQTEEQLRLTIEALRERQEYELVNNREFGLLHNADFKQRIQPHSGRPTPDDMDDLLCRRRGTKLFLAHPRTIAAIGRGFNAYGLYPDHVDLGGQSVPAWRGVPILPCNKIPISKEQTSSIIAMRTGEKNQGVIGLWQTGLPDEVEPGLSARFMGINEQAVASYLVSTYYSAAVLVPDALGVMENVQIARGRD
- a CDS encoding family 2 encapsulin nanocompartment cargo protein terpene cyclase, whose amino-acid sequence is MPVPGPRGPSVPAQPSRPAGTVSDVPAPPAPPSVPAAEAAAEPVRRVLGGPTGLGTTALSLAGRSQPAPAPSPPPPSPPPPPVPGAGAVTPPEPAAGPDPQRILGGPSGLGTAALSLALSSALASPRLPPEPVPAPPAEGQAVPGLYHHPIPEPDPVRVEEVSRRIKRWAEDEVRLYPEEWEGQFDGFSVGRYMVGCHPDAPTVDHLMIATRMMVAENAVDDCYCEDHGGSPVGLGGRLLLAHTALDPLHTTPEYAAAWEESLGSDAPRRAYRSAMDYFVRMATPSQADRFRHDMARLHLGYLAEAAWAETDHDPEVWEYLAMRQFNNFRPCPTITDLVGGYELPADLHARPEMQRVIALAGNATTIVNDLYSYTKELASPGRHLNLPVVLAERQQLSERDAYLKAVEIHNDLMHAFEAAAAELAAACPLPTVVRFLKGVATWVDGNHDWHRTNTYRYSLPDFW
- a CDS encoding geranyl diphosphate 2-C-methyltransferase, with protein sequence MTTEIVPTAAATIPAPATPYQKDIARYWNNEARPVNLRLGDVDGLYHHHYGIGAVNHDALGDPEHSEYEKKLIAELHRLESAQADFLLDHLGPVKSDDILVDAGCGRGGCMVMAHRRFGCRVEGVTLSATQADFGNNRARDLRIQDHVRSRVCNMLDTPFEKGSVAASWNNESTMYVDLHDLFAEHSRFLKVGGRYVTITGCWNPRYGQPSKWVSQINAHFECNIHSRREYLRAMADNRLVPQTVIDLTPDTLPYWELRATSSLVTGIEKAFIESYRDGSFQYVLIAADRV
- a CDS encoding helix-turn-helix domain-containing protein, giving the protein MTGDDVADTLAAMGPRLRAAREHRGSTLAGVSCATGISPSTLSRIETGRRKPTLEVVLQLAKEYGVSLDELAGTAPAAEPRTSALQRFGDDKAVLPLTRYVGGLHAHKHVLPAVQEPPARPRQVSHDGWEWLCVLYGRLWLALGTRDLVLSAGDVAEFDTRDPHGVANAGPGGPVEYLIMFGPQGERLRPRTPPAPGPRAR
- a CDS encoding alpha/beta fold hydrolase codes for the protein MQPEPSAALRHRIVDAPAGRLHLVEQGTGPLVLLVHGFPESWYSWRRQLPALAAAGYRAVAIDVRGYGRSSKPAETDAYRMLDLVEDNVALVHALGEENAVVVGHDWGSNIAATSALLHPEVFRAVALLSVPYAPPGGPRPTDIFGRIGGPEREFYVSYFQEPGRAETEIEPDVRGWLAGFYAALSADTMPAQGEPDPHFVAHGGRLRDRFPAGILPAWLTEDDLDVYAGEFERTGLTGALNRYRNMDRDWEDLAPHRDAPIKQPSLFIGGTLDASTTWMSDAIDAFPTTLPGLTASHLVEGCGHWIQQERPEEINRLLTGWLNSLTG
- a CDS encoding AraC family transcriptional regulator, with amino-acid sequence MDVLAQALRVSGARGALGVVLKAGGTWGLWLEPSPAAALHVVSRGTMWLHLPGGKPLEVRAGDAVLLAPGTAHGIAAGSGTTMSPCDRKATDQALTDGSPLHLGSTPARTEVLVLRYEQDPEVTTPVLTSLARPMHVTSRENAQLRNTVELLTAELAQPQIGTTAAVNSIVDLLLIQFIRVWLARHPQERTGSWPAATRDPVVRDALTRIHARPEHPWTTASLAAATAVSRTTLSRHFRSALGQTPGAYVTQWRMDLASVRLRDTDEPVESIADAVGYASPHAFSRAFRRARGMPPGEYRSRLRK